Proteins from one Candidatus Zixiibacteriota bacterium genomic window:
- the hemB gene encoding porphobilinogen synthase, with product MDYSLTRRPRRLRRNPLIRDLVAETRLSTAPMIQPYFVGEDATGRMPIPSMPGINRESVDKLTESIAADLKLGIKRIMLFGVTEHKSSDAASAYADNNPVVRAVERLHREFGEDLFISADVCLCAYTSSGHCGLLDGDDIDNDSSLDVLARMAVRLAQAGVDWVGPSDMMDGRIGAIREALDHAGYAKTGILAYTAKYASSYYGPFREAAESAPQKGDRKSYQMDWRNGREARVEAMLDIEEGADVVMVKPALAYLDVIADLAGSIDIPIAAYNVSGEYSAAKLLVREGLAKEPDLVLENLTAITRAGASIILTYHLRDILKGKWLG from the coding sequence ATGGATTATTCCCTGACCCGTCGTCCCCGTCGACTCCGTCGTAACCCGCTCATTCGCGATCTGGTCGCCGAGACCCGCCTGTCGACCGCGCCGATGATCCAGCCGTACTTCGTCGGCGAGGATGCGACCGGACGCATGCCGATTCCCAGCATGCCGGGGATCAACCGCGAGTCGGTCGACAAACTCACGGAATCGATCGCCGCCGATCTCAAGCTGGGGATCAAACGCATCATGCTCTTCGGCGTCACCGAGCACAAGTCGTCGGACGCGGCCTCGGCGTATGCCGACAACAATCCCGTTGTGCGGGCGGTGGAGCGTTTACACCGCGAGTTCGGCGAGGACTTGTTCATCTCCGCCGACGTCTGCTTGTGCGCCTACACGTCGAGCGGGCATTGCGGCCTGCTGGACGGTGACGACATCGACAACGATTCCTCGCTCGATGTGCTGGCGCGCATGGCGGTGCGTCTGGCGCAGGCGGGTGTCGATTGGGTTGGTCCATCGGACATGATGGATGGCCGCATCGGCGCGATCCGCGAGGCGCTCGATCACGCCGGATATGCAAAGACCGGGATTCTGGCGTACACCGCCAAGTATGCGTCGTCGTATTATGGCCCCTTCCGCGAGGCCGCCGAATCGGCGCCCCAGAAGGGTGATCGCAAATCGTACCAAATGGACTGGCGCAATGGCCGCGAGGCGCGTGTCGAGGCGATGCTCGACATCGAAGAAGGCGCCGACGTCGTCATGGTCAAACCGGCGCTGGCGTATCTGGATGTGATTGCCGACCTGGCCGGTTCGATCGACATTCCCATCGCCGCCTACAATGTCTCCGGCGAATACTCGGCGGCGAAGTTGCTCGTCCGTGAGGGATTGGCCAAGGAACCCGATCTCGTGCTGGAGAACCTGACCGCGATCACCCGTGCGGGAGCGTCGATCATATTGACGTACCATTTGCGGGATATCCTAAAGGGGAAGTGGTTGGGGTAG
- the hemL gene encoding glutamate-1-semialdehyde 2,1-aminomutase: MERSDQLFTRAQRVIPGGVNSPVRAFGAVGGTPRFIASAEGCHLTDADGNSYIDFCMSWGPLILGHAHPQVIAAIDRAMRKGTSYGAPTEEEVLLAEKVCEWVKPVEQVRFVSSGTEATMSAIRLARGFTGRDLIIKFAGCYHGHADFLLVQGGSGLATFGTPSSAGVPSSFAAATLVATYNDLASAESLFRQHRDKVAAVIFEPVAANNGLILPADGFWQSVTDLAHKRGALVISDEVITGFRLGKGGAAERLGFAPDLMTFGKIIGGGLPVGAFGGRKEIMQKLAPLGPVYQAGTLSGNPVAMAAGLVTLNVIAGDGVYAQLEVKGRQFEEMLRARINLSAHDACLVRIGSIFWLYLGGTEPPRNPTEIEPGAAERYKRVFHHCLEHGVYLAPSAYEVGFLSTAHDQASLRQAIDVITAGIEAL, encoded by the coding sequence ATCGAGCGGTCGGACCAACTCTTCACCCGTGCGCAGCGCGTCATCCCCGGCGGCGTGAATTCGCCGGTGCGCGCCTTTGGCGCGGTCGGCGGGACACCGCGATTCATCGCCTCGGCAGAAGGATGCCATCTGACCGACGCCGACGGAAACTCGTATATCGATTTCTGCATGTCGTGGGGACCATTGATCCTCGGCCATGCGCATCCGCAGGTCATCGCGGCCATCGACCGGGCCATGCGGAAAGGGACCAGCTACGGCGCGCCGACCGAAGAAGAAGTGTTGTTGGCGGAGAAGGTCTGTGAATGGGTCAAGCCCGTCGAACAAGTGCGCTTCGTCTCATCGGGGACCGAGGCGACGATGTCGGCGATCCGTCTGGCGCGCGGCTTCACCGGACGCGACCTGATCATCAAGTTTGCCGGGTGCTATCACGGCCACGCCGACTTCCTCTTGGTGCAGGGGGGATCGGGATTGGCGACCTTCGGGACGCCATCGTCGGCGGGGGTGCCATCGTCATTCGCGGCGGCGACGCTGGTTGCGACCTACAACGATCTGGCCTCTGCTGAATCGCTGTTTCGTCAGCACCGCGACAAGGTCGCGGCCGTGATCTTCGAGCCGGTAGCGGCGAACAATGGCCTGATCCTGCCCGCGGATGGATTCTGGCAGTCGGTCACGGACCTTGCGCACAAGCGTGGGGCGCTCGTGATTTCCGATGAGGTGATCACCGGTTTTCGTCTCGGCAAAGGCGGCGCGGCCGAACGCTTGGGGTTCGCGCCCGACCTGATGACATTCGGGAAGATCATCGGCGGCGGACTTCCGGTCGGCGCATTCGGCGGGCGCAAGGAGATCATGCAGAAGCTGGCGCCGCTGGGACCGGTCTATCAGGCGGGAACGCTCTCCGGCAATCCGGTCGCGATGGCCGCGGGTCTGGTGACGTTGAATGTGATTGCGGGTGATGGCGTCTACGCGCAGTTGGAAGTTAAGGGTCGTCAATTCGAAGAGATGCTGCGGGCGCGGATCAATCTCTCCGCACACGATGCCTGCCTGGTGCGGATCGGATCGATCTTCTGGCTGTACCTCGGCGGGACCGAACCGCCGCGCAATCCAACGGAGATCGAACCCGGGGCGGCCGAACGGTACAAACGAGTGTTCCACCATTGCCTGGAACATGGTGTCTATCTGGCGCCATCGGCATACGAGGTCGGATTCCTCTCGACGGCACATGATCAGGCATCGTTGCGACAGGCGATCGACGTGATCACCGCTGGAATCGAGGCATTGTAG
- the hemE gene encoding uroporphyrinogen decarboxylase, which yields MSHPSGGASKRDFIEVCYGRPVTRRPIWIMRQAGRYQASYRAVRERHTFEEVCRTPELACQVTLQPVREFDLDAAILFSDILVLLPPLGLPVRFEEGGPTITNPIADVGQVDRLRRFDPGRDVDFVPAAVRRIRAALPPSVPLIGFSGAPFTLACYAIEGTTSRDFTVARRFFHERPVAAQRLMTHLADAIADYLSAQIAAGADAVQMFDSWGGLLSPEDYREIVVPHYLTILERIRKPGVPVILYAGGTSHLLQPLVDVPFDVISVDWRTRLRTAATMCREATALQGNLDPTALFASREEIARRATAIMNEMDTTDKGHIFNLGHGILPDTPEEHLRALVEVVHGTPPKR from the coding sequence ATGTCCCACCCTTCGGGTGGGGCATCGAAGCGTGATTTCATCGAGGTATGCTATGGTCGTCCGGTCACGCGTCGGCCGATCTGGATCATGCGTCAGGCGGGGCGCTATCAGGCCTCGTACCGTGCCGTGCGCGAGCGCCATACCTTCGAAGAGGTCTGCCGGACACCGGAGTTGGCCTGCCAGGTCACATTGCAGCCGGTGCGCGAGTTCGATCTCGATGCGGCGATCCTCTTTTCCGACATCCTGGTGCTCCTGCCGCCGTTGGGGTTGCCGGTGCGTTTCGAGGAAGGCGGGCCGACCATCACGAATCCCATCGCCGATGTCGGGCAAGTCGATCGGCTACGTCGTTTTGATCCGGGGCGCGATGTCGACTTCGTCCCGGCGGCGGTGCGTCGGATCCGTGCTGCCTTGCCGCCGTCGGTACCGCTTATCGGCTTCTCCGGGGCGCCGTTCACGCTCGCCTGCTATGCCATCGAAGGAACGACCTCGCGCGACTTCACGGTGGCGCGGCGATTCTTCCATGAACGACCGGTGGCCGCCCAGCGTCTGATGACGCACTTGGCCGATGCGATCGCCGATTATCTGTCGGCGCAGATCGCCGCCGGAGCCGATGCCGTGCAGATGTTCGATTCGTGGGGTGGCTTGCTGTCGCCGGAGGACTATCGGGAGATCGTCGTACCGCACTACCTTACTATCCTGGAACGAATCAGAAAGCCGGGAGTGCCGGTGATTCTCTATGCCGGCGGCACATCGCATCTATTGCAGCCGCTGGTCGATGTCCCTTTCGATGTCATCAGCGTCGACTGGCGCACGCGTCTCCGTACCGCCGCCACCATGTGCCGCGAGGCGACCGCGCTGCAGGGGAACCTCGACCCGACGGCTTTGTTTGCCTCTCGGGAGGAAATCGCCCGCCGCGCCACGGCGATCATGAACGAGATGGACACCACCGACAAGGGGCACATCTTCAATCTTGGGCACGGCATTCTGCCGGACACGCCGGAGGAGCACCTGCGCGCGTTGGTGGAAGTCGTACACGGCACGCCGCCGAAGAGGTAG